ACGATGTTTCCGGAGGCACGCCCCCCTCCGCCGGGGCCAGCCGGGCGCTATTCGACGACGACGATCTCGAATCCCTTCGAGACGTTTACGTCCGAGGGGGCGACGCTCCCTGTCTTGGTGACGCCCACGGTGAACGTGAAGATTCCCGCGCGGCTCGGGACGCCGCTGATGACCCCTTCGTCGTTGAAACCCACGCCGGGTGGAAGAGTTCCCGAGATCAGGAACCACTGGCCGACGTCGCATTCGGCTCGCAGGGAAGCAAAATAGGCACCGCCCACCTGCCCTTGAGGCAGCTGGTTCGTCAGAATGGCTTGATCGCAGCACCCACCCAAAGCAAGCATTAGCATCGAAGCCAGAAGTCCAGCGGCTCTGTGTCTGAGAGTCGGGTGGGACGCCCACGGCGGTCCCGGTCTCTTCGTGCGTGATATCCCTGTCACAATCTTCTCCCCGGGCGTATCCCAAGAAAGCGAGTGGAAACCGTAGCGACGGTTCTGGCGGCAGCTGCATTATATAAGGAGATAAGAGTCGGTTGCTTCGAGAATGCGTGGACGCGACGATTGACCCCGACGGTTGACGGGAACCGGTCGGTATCATTACCTCCGCTTCGCCCGACTCGAGGGAGCGACCCGATAGCCGAAGTCCAGCTCGACCGGCTCGCCCTTCGCGACCAGGATGTTCTCCGCCTTCACGTCACGACGGACGATGCCGCGTTCGTGGGCGGTCGCAAGGCCTTCGCCGACCTGATTCGCGATCCGAAGGAATCTGCCTACCAGCATCTCCCACTTCTTCCTCATCGACCCTCCGATTCGCCGGGATCTCATGGGTCCCGAGCGTCGGCTCCCTGATAGTGAAGACGGACGCGTTCGGCTTTTTTCGGGAGAAAGAGGCGGAAGGACGCTATCCGCTCTGGCCAAACCCAGGGGCCGAGGCGCGGACTTCGAGCGGCTGCCTGCAGTAGGCGCAGAACTTCCACTCGGGCTCGATCCGGTGGCCGCACGAGCGGCAGGACGGCAAACTCGACAGCCCGCAGTAGGGGCAGCCAACGAAGTCGGACTCCAGCTCGGCTCCGCACCGCTTGCAGATGAGCTCATTGGTTCGCTCGGTCGCCATCACGCGAACGACCTCTTCGAGCGATGTCTCGCCGGCGATGAGCCGGTCACAGGCCTTGTGCAGAAGACTCCGCATGCCGAAATTCTCGGCGGCCTTGATGATCTTGTCCTCGGAGGCCTTGTGGTAGATGAGCTCCCGTACCGAAGGGGTGACCCGAAGGAGCTCGAAGACGCCGGTGCGACCCGAATAGCCGGTTCCGGAGCATTCCGAACAGCCTTCACCCTCGTAGAGCTGCAGCGACCTCGCGGGTCGGTTGACGGTCAGTAGCTTGTCGACCCACGCCTTGAAATGTCCCGACTCGATTCGCCCCACGCTCGGGTGAAAAGCCACGCGCCAGTCCGTCTTGTGGCGTCGCGTCAGGATCGTCTTGAGCCCAGCCAGCTCGCTGTCGGTATACGAAGTGGGCACCTTGCAATGCTCGCAAATGACACGGAGGAGCCTTTGCGACAACACCGCGGTCACCGCCGA
This window of the Vicinamibacteria bacterium genome carries:
- a CDS encoding putative Ig domain-containing protein; this translates as MLMLALGGCCDQAILTNQLPQGQVGGAYFASLRAECDVGQWFLISGTLPPGVGFNDEGVISGVPSRAGIFTFTVGVTKTGSVAPSDVNVSKGFEIVVVE